The proteins below come from a single Mucilaginibacter mali genomic window:
- a CDS encoding M28 family peptidase: protein MKKTLLITALALSACSTLAQKNNAIDAYYPLLRGTFIEANAYKTTSFVESRWRVPGNSGFTQSIYEVEKTLQKAGFKKEVKGEADGPLTYRIESRDMRGPTWEPVNAVVSIVGESQPLLSFATNRNMIAMYSGSTPAGGITAEVVMMDRVKLNAATPESLKDKIVFSESSVGSVYQGAVTKGALGAMGYSMPAYTQPDKNVNSIQFTRISNQDSTSQKFGIVMSYAAKERLKAALHKGPVKLHVEVTCKIYKAKELTIVANARGTAKPDERFVFSAHVQEPGANDNATGVGTLAEMARVTAQLINAKKFEPKRTITFLWGDEINSTARYIREDSVRAKGIKWGLSLDMVGEDVSKTGGTFLIEKMPDPSAIWTRGEEKHTEWGGRPLKESDMFPHYFNDVLLNRCKQQAANNGWVVKTNPFEGGSDHTPFLQAKIPGLLMWHFTDVYYHTDADRLNMVSAQEMKNVGVSALATAYTLASANEATTSTLIAELQKNATDRLQVEYQLSAAAVKNGTPAADEKHKLDVWTKWYTDAIGKMTDINVGGATASVNDKIASAQKAVNDLNAKLDADLK from the coding sequence ATGAAAAAAACTTTACTCATAACGGCGCTTGCTTTATCGGCATGCAGCACATTAGCGCAAAAGAATAATGCCATAGATGCTTATTATCCCCTGCTGCGCGGTACATTTATTGAAGCCAATGCTTATAAAACTACAAGCTTTGTAGAAAGCCGCTGGCGCGTACCCGGCAATTCGGGCTTTACCCAAAGCATTTACGAGGTAGAAAAAACACTGCAAAAGGCCGGCTTTAAAAAAGAAGTAAAAGGCGAGGCCGACGGCCCGCTGACCTACCGTATAGAAAGCCGCGATATGCGCGGCCCAACCTGGGAGCCGGTAAATGCCGTGGTAAGCATAGTTGGCGAATCGCAACCATTATTAAGCTTTGCCACCAATCGCAACATGATCGCCATGTACTCTGGCAGTACCCCTGCGGGCGGCATCACTGCCGAAGTAGTGATGATGGATCGTGTCAAACTAAATGCAGCGACACCTGAAAGCTTAAAAGATAAGATCGTTTTCAGTGAAAGTTCGGTCGGTTCGGTTTACCAGGGCGCGGTTACCAAAGGCGCGTTAGGCGCTATGGGCTACAGTATGCCGGCCTATACGCAGCCCGACAAGAATGTAAACTCGATACAGTTTACCCGTATCAGCAACCAGGACTCCACCAGCCAGAAGTTTGGCATCGTGATGTCATACGCAGCCAAAGAGAGATTAAAAGCCGCCCTGCATAAAGGCCCGGTAAAATTACATGTAGAGGTAACCTGCAAAATTTATAAAGCAAAGGAACTAACTATAGTTGCTAATGCCCGCGGCACTGCTAAACCCGATGAACGCTTTGTATTTAGCGCGCATGTGCAGGAACCGGGCGCTAATGATAACGCCACCGGCGTAGGCACCCTGGCCGAAATGGCGCGTGTAACCGCCCAACTTATCAATGCTAAAAAGTTTGAACCCAAGCGTACCATTACTTTTTTATGGGGCGATGAGATCAACTCTACTGCCCGCTACATCCGCGAAGACAGCGTGCGCGCCAAAGGTATTAAATGGGGCCTGAGCCTGGATATGGTTGGCGAAGATGTAAGCAAAACCGGCGGTACTTTCCTGATCGAAAAAATGCCCGATCCATCGGCCATCTGGACGCGCGGCGAGGAAAAGCATACCGAATGGGGCGGTCGCCCGCTAAAGGAATCGGACATGTTTCCGCATTATTTTAACGATGTGCTGCTGAACCGCTGCAAGCAGCAGGCAGCAAATAACGGCTGGGTGGTAAAAACCAACCCATTTGAGGGCGGCAGCGATCATACACCCTTCCTGCAAGCTAAAATACCCGGCCTGCTAATGTGGCATTTTACCGATGTATATTACCATACAGATGCCGACCGCCTGAACATGGTATCGGCACAGGAAATGAAGAATGTTGGCGTAAGCGCGCTGGCTACGGCCTACACGCTGGCGTCGGCTAACGAGGCCACTACATCAACCCTGATCGCTGAACTGCAAAAGAACGCCACCGACCGCCTGCAGGTAGAGTATCAACTAAGTGCAGCCGCGGTGAAAAACGGCACCCCGGCAGCTGATGAAAAGCACAAACTGGATGTATGGACCAAGTGGTATACCGATGCCATTGGCAAGATGACCGACATAAATGTTGGCGGGGCTACTGCTTCGGTAAACGATAAGATCGCATCGGCACAAAAGGCGGTGAACGATCTGAATGCTAAACTGGATGCGGATTTGAAGTAA
- a CDS encoding FtsL-like putative cell division protein, with the protein MSNRFRTEIEEEQAEQEAIAEEAPKTGIPENWFTTFLSKGVISTETATGALPFILFLAALGMIYIGNMHMAENNIREIDKLSKEVKELSWDYKTTKADLAFKSTLNEVTKLADTLGLKEPVSPPQKIVVKEDAQ; encoded by the coding sequence ATGAGCAACCGTTTTCGTACAGAAATAGAAGAAGAGCAGGCAGAGCAGGAAGCCATCGCAGAGGAGGCCCCAAAGACGGGCATCCCCGAGAACTGGTTTACCACGTTCCTGAGCAAGGGGGTGATCTCTACCGAGACCGCTACCGGCGCGCTGCCCTTTATTTTGTTTTTGGCGGCACTGGGAATGATCTATATCGGCAACATGCACATGGCCGAAAACAATATCCGCGAGATAGATAAATTAAGTAAGGAAGTTAAGGAATTAAGCTGGGACTATAAAACAACCAAAGCCGACCTGGCCTTTAAAAGCACCCTGAACGAGGTAACCAAACTTGCCGATACGCTGGGGCTGAAGGAGCCGGTGTCGCCGCCGCAAAAAATTGTAGTAAAGGAGGATGCGCAATGA
- a CDS encoding amidohydrolase family protein encodes MNKFCLLISFIALAVSAQAQNKWNIETPPGPSKKVSFNLTEGTWMNLDVSPDGQTIVFDLLGDIYSIPVKGGKATLLAGGRAYEVQPRFSPDGKQISYTSDKEGGDNIWVMNADGSGKHSITKETFRLLNNASWSPDGQYLVARKHFTASRSLGAGEMWLYNKNGGEGIQLTKKKNDQQDAGEPVISPDNKYVYWSEDVTPGPNFQYNKDPNQGIYAIKRLDRTTGNIETIAGGPGGACRPQLSPDGKLMAFVKRIRLKSVLYLQNLATGEEWPVYDDLSHDQQETWAIFGVYPNFDWTPDSKNLIFYAKGKIWQLDVQGLNVTNIPFEVTSTQTITDALHFQQKVFQDEFTAKMIRQTTTSPDGKMIAFNAAGFIYTKQLPNGKPERITTTNDFEFEPEFSPDGKSLVYVNWNDELKGSINMIDLASKLVTRLTVEKGFYYSPKFSNKGDKIIYRKGEGNEQLGYAFGKNPGIYILPLTASPVSLTPISALPGATQPLVGGTPQLVIDNGIRPQFTADDSHIYYQSNEGDKKAYKIMDLSGANQRTLYTSQYATQFAPSPDGKWMAFTELFNCYITPMVNTGGAQNLSATNKAIPLSKLTRDAGTYLHWSKDSQKLMWTLGPKYFTRDIRNAFPFVEGGADKTPPVDTVGTDIGLKLQTDVPDGKIAFTNARIITMKGDEVIEKGTILIDHNKIAAVGKTVEIPADAKVIDVAGKTMMPGIVDVHAHLHTSPDGVSPQQDWSYYANLAYGVTTAHDPSSNTEMVFSQSEMLKAGRMVGPRVYSTGSILYGADGDFKVVINSMDDARSALRRMKAVGAFSVKSYNQPRREQRQQIIEAARELQMEVVPEGGSTFFTNMNMILDGHTGIEHNIPVWPVYKDVIGLWNNSKSGYTPTLIVSYGTQFGENYWYDRTNVWKNDHLQNFFPTGILDARSRRRTTSEYGDYGHIEVSKYVKQIADGGTKVNLGAHGQIQGMGAHWELWMLAQGGMTPLQAIRCATINGAGYLGMDKEIGSLEVGKLADLVIMNENPLDDIRNSEKIKYVMVNGRLYDADSMNEIGNHEKPRLHFWWQMSHGDMSALPVNNSETWQYTVQEGDAN; translated from the coding sequence ATGAATAAGTTCTGCCTGTTAATTTCGTTCATAGCTTTAGCTGTATCTGCGCAAGCCCAAAATAAATGGAATATCGAAACACCTCCCGGGCCATCTAAAAAGGTTTCGTTTAACCTTACCGAGGGTACCTGGATGAATCTGGATGTTAGTCCCGATGGGCAAACCATCGTGTTCGATCTGCTGGGCGATATCTACAGCATCCCGGTAAAAGGTGGTAAAGCCACATTGCTGGCCGGCGGCCGCGCTTACGAGGTGCAGCCGCGTTTTAGTCCCGATGGTAAGCAGATCAGCTATACCAGCGATAAGGAGGGTGGCGATAATATCTGGGTGATGAACGCTGACGGCAGTGGCAAGCATTCTATTACTAAGGAAACATTCCGGTTGTTGAATAATGCGTCATGGTCGCCGGATGGGCAATATTTGGTAGCTCGCAAGCACTTTACCGCCAGCCGCTCATTAGGTGCCGGCGAAATGTGGCTGTATAACAAAAACGGTGGCGAAGGTATTCAGCTAACCAAAAAGAAAAACGACCAGCAGGACGCGGGCGAACCCGTAATATCGCCTGATAATAAATATGTGTACTGGAGCGAGGACGTAACACCCGGCCCCAACTTTCAATATAATAAAGACCCTAATCAGGGCATTTACGCCATTAAACGATTAGACCGCACTACGGGTAATATCGAAACCATTGCCGGCGGCCCGGGCGGCGCCTGCCGACCGCAATTATCGCCCGATGGTAAGCTGATGGCATTTGTAAAACGGATCCGGCTAAAATCGGTGCTGTATCTGCAAAACCTGGCCACGGGCGAGGAATGGCCGGTGTATGATGACCTGTCGCACGATCAGCAGGAGACCTGGGCCATATTTGGCGTATATCCTAACTTCGATTGGACACCTGATAGCAAGAACCTGATCTTCTATGCAAAAGGAAAGATCTGGCAACTGGATGTGCAGGGCCTGAATGTAACGAATATCCCTTTCGAGGTAACATCAACACAAACTATTACTGATGCGCTGCACTTTCAGCAAAAGGTTTTTCAGGATGAGTTTACGGCGAAGATGATCCGCCAAACCACTACCTCGCCCGATGGAAAGATGATTGCCTTTAACGCTGCCGGGTTTATCTACACCAAGCAACTGCCCAACGGCAAGCCCGAGCGCATTACCACTACTAACGACTTTGAATTTGAACCCGAATTTAGCCCCGATGGCAAATCGCTGGTATATGTAAACTGGAACGACGAGCTGAAGGGATCCATCAATATGATAGACCTAGCCAGCAAGTTGGTTACCCGTCTGACGGTGGAGAAGGGCTTTTACTACTCGCCCAAGTTTTCGAATAAGGGCGATAAGATCATCTACCGCAAAGGCGAGGGTAATGAGCAGTTGGGCTACGCATTCGGTAAAAACCCGGGCATTTATATCCTGCCTTTAACAGCTTCGCCTGTATCCCTTACACCAATTTCGGCATTGCCGGGCGCAACTCAACCATTAGTTGGTGGCACCCCCCAACTGGTGATTGATAACGGCATCCGGCCGCAGTTCACGGCCGACGACAGCCATATTTACTACCAAAGCAATGAGGGTGATAAAAAAGCATACAAGATAATGGACCTGAGCGGCGCCAACCAGCGTACGCTGTACACATCGCAATATGCCACACAATTTGCACCAAGTCCGGATGGTAAGTGGATGGCCTTTACTGAGTTGTTTAACTGCTATATTACGCCGATGGTGAATACTGGCGGCGCGCAAAATCTATCGGCTACTAACAAGGCTATCCCACTAAGCAAACTGACCCGGGATGCCGGCACTTACCTGCATTGGAGCAAGGACAGCCAAAAGCTGATGTGGACCTTAGGCCCTAAATACTTTACCCGCGATATCCGCAACGCGTTCCCATTTGTGGAAGGAGGCGCAGACAAAACCCCGCCGGTGGATACCGTTGGGACAGATATTGGCCTGAAGTTACAAACTGATGTGCCTGATGGTAAGATCGCCTTTACCAATGCCCGCATCATTACCATGAAGGGCGATGAGGTGATTGAAAAGGGCACTATCCTGATCGATCATAATAAAATTGCCGCTGTGGGTAAAACTGTTGAGATCCCTGCCGATGCTAAAGTGATTGACGTGGCCGGTAAAACCATGATGCCGGGTATTGTTGACGTGCACGCGCACCTGCATACCAGCCCTGACGGGGTTTCGCCGCAGCAGGACTGGAGTTATTACGCCAACCTGGCCTACGGAGTTACCACTGCGCACGATCCATCAAGCAATACCGAAATGGTGTTTAGCCAAAGCGAAATGCTAAAGGCCGGCCGTATGGTTGGTCCGCGGGTATACTCTACCGGCAGTATTTTGTACGGTGCCGATGGCGATTTTAAAGTGGTGATCAACAGTATGGATGACGCCCGCAGCGCGCTGCGTCGAATGAAAGCTGTGGGCGCGTTCTCAGTAAAAAGCTATAACCAGCCACGCCGCGAGCAACGCCAGCAGATCATAGAGGCCGCCCGCGAGTTGCAAATGGAGGTGGTGCCCGAGGGTGGCTCTACCTTCTTTACCAATATGAATATGATACTGGATGGCCATACCGGCATTGAACATAACATCCCCGTTTGGCCGGTTTATAAGGATGTGATCGGCTTGTGGAATAACAGCAAGAGCGGCTATACCCCTACCCTAATTGTTAGCTACGGTACCCAGTTTGGCGAGAACTACTGGTACGACCGCACCAATGTTTGGAAGAACGACCACCTGCAAAACTTTTTCCCGACCGGGATATTGGATGCCCGCTCACGCCGTCGTACCACGTCGGAATATGGCGATTATGGCCACATCGAGGTATCTAAATACGTAAAGCAAATTGCCGATGGCGGCACCAAGGTAAACCTGGGCGCGCACGGACAAATCCAGGGTATGGGCGCGCATTGGGAACTATGGATGCTGGCACAAGGCGGCATGACGCCGTTACAGGCCATCCGTTGCGCTACCATTAACGGCGCGGGATATCTCGGTATGGATAAAGAGATCGGATCGCTGGAGGTAGGTAAACTGGCCGACCTGGTGATCATGAACGAAAACCCGCTTGACGATATCCGCAACAGCGAAAAAATAAAATATGTAATGGTGAATGGCCGCCTGTACGATGCCGACAGTATGAACGAGATAGGCAACCACGAAAAACCGCGCCTGCACTTCTGGTGGCAAATGAGCCACGGCGATATGTCGGCACTGCCGGTAAACAACAGCGAAACCTGGCAATATACGGTGCAGGAGGGGGATGCTAATTAG
- the rsmH gene encoding 16S rRNA (cytosine(1402)-N(4))-methyltransferase RsmH — protein sequence MSNYHVPVMLQECIEALNIKSNGTYVDVTFGGGGHSREIMKHLGADGRLLAFDQDADAQRNKIADDRFTFIDQNFRYLKNFCRLHNAVPVDGILADLGVSSFQFDQAERGFSIRFDAELDMRMNQSAELSAKDIVNTYAEADLHRIFGMYGEIQNSKTLAKTIVTARLNAPINTVADLKSAIQNLIPRGKENKYLAQVFQALRIEVNQELEALKDFLTQSAEVLVPGGRLVVMSYHSLEDRLVKNFIAKGKFSGEVEKDFYGNDQKPFDAVSRGAIVANDEEIQLNNRARSAKLRIAVKK from the coding sequence ATGAGTAACTACCATGTACCCGTAATGCTGCAGGAATGCATCGAGGCGCTGAACATTAAGTCAAACGGCACTTATGTAGATGTAACCTTTGGTGGTGGCGGCCACTCGCGCGAGATCATGAAGCACCTGGGTGCTGATGGCCGTTTGCTGGCCTTTGATCAGGATGCCGACGCGCAGCGGAACAAGATAGCCGACGACCGCTTTACGTTTATCGACCAAAACTTCCGTTACCTGAAGAATTTTTGCCGCCTGCATAATGCTGTTCCGGTGGATGGCATACTGGCCGATTTGGGTGTATCGTCGTTTCAATTCGATCAGGCCGAGCGAGGCTTTTCCATTCGCTTTGATGCTGAGCTGGATATGCGCATGAACCAGTCGGCTGAGTTAAGCGCTAAAGATATTGTGAATACGTATGCCGAGGCCGATCTGCACCGCATCTTCGGTATGTACGGCGAGATCCAAAACTCAAAAACACTGGCTAAAACAATCGTAACCGCAAGGTTGAACGCGCCGATAAATACCGTGGCCGATCTGAAGAGCGCCATCCAAAACCTGATCCCCCGTGGTAAGGAGAATAAATATTTGGCGCAGGTGTTCCAGGCGCTGCGGATAGAGGTTAACCAGGAGCTGGAAGCGCTGAAGGATTTTCTGACCCAATCGGCAGAGGTGCTGGTGCCGGGCGGCAGACTGGTGGTGATGAGTTACCACTCGCTGGAGGACAGGCTGGTAAAGAACTTCATTGCCAAGGGCAAATTTAGTGGCGAGGTGGAAAAGGACTTTTATGGTAACGACCAAAAGCCCTTTGATGCGGTTAGTCGCGGCGCGATAGTAGCCAACGATGAGGAGATACAATTAAATAACCGGGCACGCAGTGCCAAATTAAGGATAGCTGTAAAAAAATGA
- a CDS encoding fasciclin domain-containing protein — MKKVFFLLVLATVAVGLSKTYAQSTALKGIKDDSDFYKFATLVRQANMDATLNALGSFTMFAPDNTTFREMPGDKLDSIAADPAKLTALLKAHIVKGKFTTNEIIKKLTLGKGKTTLTNLLGQTLKLSRTPDNKLLITDANGDQVHFLAFDMPDAHGVIHGIDHLLVAGK; from the coding sequence ATGAAAAAGGTATTTTTTCTGTTAGTGTTAGCCACCGTTGCAGTAGGCTTATCTAAAACTTATGCGCAAAGCACGGCCCTGAAGGGAATTAAAGACGATTCGGACTTTTACAAATTTGCCACCCTGGTGCGCCAGGCCAATATGGATGCCACGCTAAACGCGCTGGGCAGCTTCACCATGTTTGCGCCTGATAACACCACGTTCCGCGAGATGCCGGGTGATAAGCTGGATAGTATAGCGGCCGACCCTGCAAAGTTGACTGCCTTGCTGAAGGCCCATATTGTTAAAGGTAAATTTACCACTAACGAGATCATTAAGAAGCTGACACTGGGAAAAGGCAAAACAACGCTGACCAACCTGTTGGGGCAAACCCTGAAATTATCGCGTACGCCGGATAACAAATTGCTGATCACAGATGCCAACGGCGACCAGGTACACTTTCTGGCCTTTGATATGCCTGATGCGCACGGCGTTATCCACGGGATAGATCATTTACTGGTGGCAGGTAAGTAA
- a CDS encoding GIN domain-containing protein — MKTSIITLATLLAIATISNTAFAADKKDKTVTVINEAKNFNKIEVRGNVEVYLTNGPANSVKAYNNYYGESALVQNQNGTLRISSFSKEALVVYVTADDLSAITLYDNAYIKTGKNFSSLDLTVNLFDTATAQLDIQTVNASININNRAKADLVGKVENCDMQVNQASTVNSTNFVAGSLTKKVNGFVTEVKSNQELAIL, encoded by the coding sequence ATGAAAACTTCAATCATAACTCTCGCAACCCTGCTAGCTATAGCAACCATATCAAATACTGCTTTTGCAGCCGATAAAAAAGATAAGACCGTTACGGTAATAAACGAAGCCAAAAACTTTAACAAAATTGAAGTTCGCGGTAATGTTGAGGTGTATTTAACCAACGGCCCGGCCAATAGCGTTAAAGCTTACAATAACTATTATGGCGAAAGCGCCCTGGTGCAAAACCAAAACGGTACCCTGCGTATCTCGTCTTTCAGCAAAGAAGCTTTAGTAGTTTATGTAACTGCCGATGACCTGAGCGCCATCACGCTGTACGATAACGCCTACATCAAAACCGGTAAAAACTTCTCGTCGTTAGATCTGACCGTTAACCTGTTCGATACCGCAACCGCTCAGTTAGATATCCAAACCGTTAATGCCAGCATCAATATTAACAACCGCGCTAAAGCCGACCTGGTTGGTAAAGTTGAAAACTGTGATATGCAGGTAAACCAGGCATCAACCGTAAACAGCACCAACTTTGTTGCCGGCAGCCTTACCAAAAAAGTAAACGGCTTTGTAACCGAAGTTAAAAGCAACCAGGAGCTGGCTATTCTGTAA
- a CDS encoding RecQ family ATP-dependent DNA helicase, which produces MTIQEILKQYWNHDSFRPLQEEIIQSVLLGYDTLALLPTGGGKSVCFQVPALAKDGICIVVSPLIALMKDQVENLRAKGINAIAIVSGMSRREVDILLDNCIYGPVKFLYLSPERLLSDLVRERIKYMNVNLFAIDEAHCISQWGYDFRPPYLHIADLRKLHPKVPVLALTATATAEVKIDIQEKLQFAKPNVFQKSFERKNLAYVVQAHEDKLRKMMDVIRGVKGSGIVYVRNRKETFEIAKYLTQHGFRADYYHAGLPSDQRSVKQAAWKTGKVPIIVATNAFGMGIDKPDVRFVIHLEIPESLEAYYQEAGRAGRDEQKAYAVLLYGPADRAKQERKFISAFPSADEIKVTYHYLANYYQIAYGAGEGLSLELDLGEFCSRFKLEPIKTLNALKFLEKDEYLAFNESVFLPSRFRFEVRNEELYNFQIQNPGWDAFIKTLLRSYAGAFDNYVRIREFDIAKRTHMNVQQVIDGLNQLQQFGILNYLPQTDRPQVTWIRARQIPDNVTINTQYIEERKAVARRKLEAVFAYAEHKRCRSQMLLAYFDESDSDKCGICDVCLAERRQNNAATITDDIITEMLQLLSNAPQKLDDLVSSIHTGTDKEKIDTLRQLLDAGKIKTDGSRYYV; this is translated from the coding sequence ATGACCATCCAGGAAATCCTTAAACAATATTGGAACCACGATTCCTTTCGGCCTCTGCAGGAGGAGATCATTCAATCGGTATTGTTGGGGTATGATACATTGGCCCTGCTGCCTACCGGCGGGGGGAAATCGGTTTGCTTCCAGGTGCCGGCTTTGGCTAAGGATGGGATCTGTATTGTAGTATCGCCGCTCATCGCGCTGATGAAGGACCAGGTAGAGAACCTGCGGGCCAAAGGCATCAACGCCATCGCCATTGTTTCGGGCATGAGCCGCCGTGAGGTGGATATCTTGCTGGATAACTGCATTTACGGCCCGGTGAAATTTCTGTACCTCTCGCCCGAGCGCCTGCTGAGCGACCTGGTGCGCGAGCGGATAAAATACATGAACGTCAATCTGTTCGCTATCGACGAGGCGCATTGTATATCGCAGTGGGGTTATGATTTCCGTCCGCCCTACCTGCACATCGCCGATCTGCGTAAACTGCATCCCAAAGTGCCGGTGCTGGCTTTAACCGCTACCGCCACCGCCGAGGTAAAGATAGATATACAGGAGAAGCTGCAATTTGCTAAGCCCAACGTTTTCCAAAAGAGCTTCGAGCGTAAGAACCTGGCTTATGTAGTGCAGGCGCATGAGGACAAGCTGCGTAAAATGATGGACGTGATCCGCGGCGTTAAAGGCAGCGGCATTGTATACGTGCGTAACCGTAAGGAAACCTTCGAGATTGCCAAATATCTTACCCAACACGGTTTCCGGGCCGATTATTACCACGCGGGCTTGCCGTCCGATCAGCGCTCGGTAAAGCAGGCTGCGTGGAAAACGGGGAAAGTGCCCATTATTGTGGCTACAAACGCTTTTGGGATGGGGATAGATAAACCCGATGTGCGCTTTGTGATCCACCTGGAGATCCCCGAAAGTTTAGAGGCATATTATCAGGAAGCGGGCCGCGCGGGCCGGGATGAACAAAAGGCGTATGCGGTATTGCTCTACGGTCCGGCCGACAGGGCAAAACAGGAGCGCAAATTTATTTCGGCCTTTCCATCGGCAGATGAGATCAAGGTTACCTATCATTATTTGGCCAATTATTACCAGATAGCCTACGGCGCGGGCGAGGGCCTAAGTCTCGAACTTGACCTTGGCGAGTTTTGCTCACGTTTTAAGCTGGAACCCATTAAAACACTCAACGCCCTGAAGTTTTTAGAAAAGGACGAATACCTGGCTTTTAACGAAAGTGTGTTCTTGCCATCGCGCTTCAGGTTTGAGGTGAGGAATGAAGAACTGTACAACTTCCAGATCCAAAACCCGGGTTGGGATGCCTTTATTAAAACGCTGCTCCGATCGTACGCCGGCGCCTTTGATAATTATGTGCGCATTCGCGAATTCGACATTGCTAAGCGCACCCATATGAATGTGCAGCAGGTGATAGACGGGCTAAACCAGCTACAACAGTTTGGTATCCTTAATTACCTGCCTCAAACCGATAGGCCGCAGGTAACCTGGATCCGTGCCCGGCAAATCCCTGACAACGTAACCATCAATACCCAATATATAGAAGAGCGCAAAGCTGTAGCCCGCCGCAAGCTGGAAGCCGTATTTGCCTACGCCGAGCATAAACGCTGCCGCAGCCAAATGCTGTTAGCTTATTTTGATGAAAGCGATTCGGACAAATGCGGCATTTGCGATGTTTGCCTTGCCGAACGCCGCCAAAACAACGCGGCCACCATTACCGACGATATCATTACCGAAATGCTGCAACTGCTCAGCAACGCTCCCCAAAAGCTGGACGACCTGGTATCATCTATACATACCGGTACCGATAAGGAAAAGATAGATACCCTGCGCCAACTGCTTGACGCGGGCAAGATCAAAACCGACGGCAGCAGGTATTACGTTTAA
- a CDS encoding division/cell wall cluster transcriptional repressor MraZ — protein MSYFFGDYSCKLDVKSRLTLPSALKQQLPGEGKEPLMIARGFDKNLLIYTKIEWDGVIAELLKLNQYERENQQFIRHFTRGATMIEPDGAGRVLLPKILCDHAGIDPQSANEIILSCQINKIEVWEKSAHEAMLANEPADFAALAERVMGNKARRGDE, from the coding sequence ATGTCATACTTTTTCGGCGATTATTCATGTAAGCTGGATGTCAAATCAAGATTGACATTGCCATCCGCGCTTAAGCAGCAGCTTCCCGGCGAAGGGAAGGAGCCGCTCATGATCGCGCGCGGTTTTGACAAGAACCTGCTCATTTATACCAAGATAGAATGGGATGGCGTAATTGCCGAACTACTGAAGCTTAATCAGTACGAACGCGAGAACCAGCAGTTCATCAGGCATTTTACCCGCGGCGCTACCATGATAGAGCCTGATGGTGCCGGCCGTGTATTGTTGCCCAAAATTTTGTGCGATCATGCCGGTATCGACCCGCAATCGGCCAACGAAATTATCCTAAGCTGCCAGATCAATAAGATAGAAGTGTGGGAGAAGAGCGCGCACGAAGCCATGCTGGCTAATGAGCCTGCCGACTTTGCCGCGCTGGCCGAACGTGTAATGGGTAATAAAGCAAGGAGGGGTGATGAGTAA